From Armatimonadota bacterium, the proteins below share one genomic window:
- a CDS encoding D-alanine--D-alanine ligase: protein MSRLTVAVLMGGPSAEREVSLATGREVIRALDPARYDVVPVEITASGRWVVRGDGNAGTREPGADAPTPDAGSRIPDLSPRAPDPGIERALLSRRVDVAFIALHGPYGEDGTVQGLLELLGIPYTGSGVLASALGMDKWRSRQLFERQGIPVPRYLSVREDDWRDRARVRRLVGDSLGYPCVVKPNAQGSTIGVSLVRRPADLDRAVDLAFGYGPVVLIEEYVAGTEITVGILDDPETGRPVPLPVIEIVPHDEFYTYRAKYAPGGSDHVIPARVPEAVARRAQEAAVRAHQALGCEGMSRVDMIARGEDAVVLEVNTIPGLTPTSLLPDAARAAGIAFPSLVDRIIRCALRRARRSGPRGREPA, encoded by the coding sequence GTGAGCCGCCTGACGGTGGCAGTCCTGATGGGCGGGCCGTCGGCGGAGCGGGAAGTGTCCCTGGCAACCGGGCGGGAGGTCATCCGGGCCCTGGACCCCGCGCGCTACGACGTCGTGCCGGTGGAGATCACGGCGTCGGGGCGGTGGGTGGTCCGGGGGGACGGGAACGCGGGGACGCGGGAGCCGGGCGCGGACGCCCCGACGCCGGATGCGGGATCCCGGATCCCCGACCTCAGTCCCCGGGCCCCCGACCCCGGAATCGAGCGCGCCCTGCTGTCCCGCCGGGTGGATGTGGCATTCATCGCCCTGCACGGCCCCTACGGCGAGGACGGCACGGTACAGGGCCTGCTGGAACTGCTGGGGATCCCGTATACCGGCTCCGGGGTGCTGGCCAGCGCCCTGGGGATGGACAAGTGGCGCAGCCGCCAGCTGTTCGAGCGCCAGGGCATCCCTGTCCCCCGGTACCTGAGCGTTCGGGAGGACGACTGGCGCGACCGCGCCCGCGTCCGCCGCCTGGTGGGCGACAGCCTGGGCTATCCCTGCGTGGTCAAGCCCAACGCCCAGGGCAGCACCATCGGCGTCTCCCTGGTCCGCCGCCCGGCGGATCTCGACCGCGCGGTGGACCTGGCCTTCGGCTACGGTCCGGTGGTTCTGATCGAAGAGTACGTGGCGGGCACCGAGATCACCGTGGGCATTCTCGACGACCCGGAGACGGGGCGGCCGGTGCCGCTGCCGGTGATCGAGATCGTCCCCCACGACGAGTTCTATACCTACCGCGCCAAGTACGCGCCGGGCGGCAGCGACCACGTCATCCCGGCCCGCGTCCCCGAGGCGGTGGCCCGCCGGGCGCAGGAGGCGGCGGTGCGGGCCCATCAGGCGCTGGGGTGCGAGGGGATGTCGCGGGTGGACATGATCGCCCGCGGGGAGGACGCGGTGGTGCTGGAGGTCAACACCATCCCCGGCCTCACGCCCACCAGCCTGCTGCCCGATGCCGCCCGGGCCGCCGGGATCGCGTTCCCTTCCCTGGTGGACCGCATCATCCGCTGCGCCCTCCGGCGGGCCCGGAGGTCCGGACCCCGGGGCCGGGAACCGGCCTGA
- a CDS encoding deoxyribonuclease IV produces MRFGAHVSIRGALHLAVDRAVAIGCECLQIFTGSPRQWREVTYPERDLDLFVAKRRRAGLDPLVAHAAYLINLASDDPEVYRRSTASLIASLRLMDRLEGQAVVTHLGSRGIRPWAQARVRVVAAIAAALDATGSARVLLEHSAGAGGQVGATFEELAEILEALGHHPRVGVCLDTCHLFAAGWDLRTPDGVRATMRAFDRTVGLRHLHLLHLNDSRGALGSHLDRHENIGQGRIGRQGFAALIAHPRLQRLAGVIETPGFDRQGPDRRNLRVLKALRQAARARRR; encoded by the coding sequence GTGAGGTTCGGCGCCCACGTCAGCATCCGGGGCGCGCTCCACCTGGCGGTGGACCGCGCCGTGGCCATCGGCTGCGAGTGCCTGCAGATCTTCACGGGCAGCCCGCGCCAGTGGCGGGAGGTGACCTATCCCGAGCGGGACCTGGACCTGTTCGTGGCCAAGCGGCGCCGGGCGGGGCTGGATCCCCTGGTGGCCCACGCCGCCTACCTGATCAACCTGGCCTCCGACGACCCGGAGGTCTACCGGCGGTCCACCGCCAGCCTGATCGCGTCGCTGCGCCTGATGGACCGCCTGGAGGGGCAGGCGGTGGTCACCCACCTGGGCAGCCGGGGGATCCGTCCGTGGGCGCAGGCGCGGGTGCGGGTGGTGGCGGCGATCGCGGCGGCGCTGGACGCCACCGGGAGCGCGCGGGTGCTGCTGGAGCACAGCGCCGGCGCCGGCGGCCAGGTGGGCGCGACGTTCGAGGAGCTGGCGGAGATCCTGGAGGCCCTGGGTCACCACCCGCGGGTGGGCGTGTGCCTGGACACCTGCCACCTGTTCGCCGCCGGGTGGGACCTGCGCACCCCGGACGGCGTGCGCGCCACCATGCGGGCGTTCGACCGCACGGTGGGGCTGCGCCACCTGCACCTGCTGCACCTCAACGACTCCCGCGGGGCTCTGGGATCGCACCTGGACCGCCACGAGAACATCGGGCAGGGCCGCATCGGCCGGCAGGGGTTTGCGGCGTTGATCGCCCACCCGCGCCTGCAGCGGCTGGCCGGCGTCATCGAGACGCCGGGGTTCGACCGCCAGGGGCCGGACCGCCGCAACCTGCGGGTGCTCAAGGCGCTCCGGCAGGCAGCCCGCGCGCGCCGGCGCTGA
- a CDS encoding ABC transporter permease yields the protein MWDLLARSLEASTVFVFAALGELVNQRAGTLNVGLEGLMLFGGTAAFIAARLTASYLAALAAAVAVGTVLGLAHGFFSITLRGDQVVSGMGLWILSFGLTTYLGSPFTGPLGLPRMAGAFGLSPFVYAGVALVVVSAVVLFRTGAGLAIRSVGENPLAAEASGVPVGLTRYLCVVWGGVLGALGGAVYTLSYNPVWTYNFLMGWGFVSLALVFFSMWNPWILLAGATLFGIMWQLSLSPELVLPGVLSRYIWRTVPFAVTIPILVVISTPWFRSRWGLARPEALGRPFAPD from the coding sequence GTGTGGGACCTGCTCGCCCGCAGCCTGGAGGCCAGCACCGTCTTCGTCTTCGCGGCGCTGGGGGAACTGGTCAACCAGCGCGCGGGGACCCTCAACGTGGGCCTGGAAGGCCTGATGCTGTTCGGCGGCACCGCGGCCTTCATCGCCGCGCGGCTGACCGCCAGCTACCTGGCCGCCCTGGCGGCCGCCGTGGCGGTGGGAACGGTGCTGGGGCTGGCCCACGGGTTCTTCTCCATCACCCTGCGGGGGGATCAGGTGGTGAGCGGGATGGGTCTGTGGATCCTCAGCTTCGGCCTGACCACCTACCTGGGCAGCCCCTTCACCGGCCCGCTGGGGCTGCCGCGGATGGCGGGGGCCTTTGGCCTGTCGCCGTTCGTGTACGCGGGGGTCGCGCTGGTGGTGGTGAGCGCGGTGGTCCTGTTCCGGACCGGCGCGGGGCTGGCCATCCGGTCGGTGGGGGAGAACCCGCTGGCGGCCGAGGCGTCGGGCGTCCCCGTGGGCCTCACCCGCTACCTGTGCGTGGTCTGGGGCGGGGTGCTGGGTGCCCTGGGGGGCGCGGTCTACACCCTGTCCTACAACCCCGTGTGGACCTACAACTTCCTGATGGGGTGGGGGTTTGTCAGCCTGGCCCTGGTGTTCTTCTCCATGTGGAATCCGTGGATCTTGCTGGCCGGCGCCACGCTGTTCGGGATCATGTGGCAGCTGTCCCTCAGCCCCGAACTGGTCCTGCCCGGCGTGCTGTCCCGGTACATCTGGCGCACCGTGCCGTTCGCCGTCACCATCCCCATCCTGGTGGTCATCTCCACCCCCTGGTTCCGCAGCCGCTGGGGGCTGGCCCGGCCGGAGGCGCTGGGCCGTCCGTTCGCGCCCGACTGA
- a CDS encoding ABC transporter ATP-binding protein encodes MMSDRVLPAPDPAASLLLARGITKRFPGVVALDRVDLDVRAGEVHAILGQNGAGKTTLMNILFGLVRPDEGALYLRGRRVQFRSPHDAIAAGIGMVHQTRRLVAAHTVLENIILGHPRARGLLHLRRMRPEVEALCARYGVRLDLDARVWQLPEGQRQWVEILKALYGGARILILDEPTSALTPPEVAALVEGLRTLVDEQGVTVLLVTHKLPIVMAASHRVTVLRGGRVVACLNTAEATEDLLVRHMVGRDVSFQPAEAAVAGRPLLRVEGLWVYNDKGLPSVRGVSFTLREGEILGVAGVTGNGQEELAQVLAGLRPPAAGTVVFDGQDITRLSVLARWQRGIGYVPADRTELASIAAFSLVENTTLTYHFDPAFTPRGLLDTGGLEGLTQRIMASFGVVAPHPHVRARHLSGGNLQKLVLGRVLSRAPRLLIAHLPTQGLDVEATAFVRSKLLEARAAGAAVLLISEDLDEILSCSDWVAPIYEGQFVAVLPRRQADAGTVGAMMAGLRPGVRVP; translated from the coding sequence ATGATGTCCGATCGCGTTCTCCCGGCGCCCGACCCGGCGGCTTCCCTGCTGCTCGCCCGCGGCATCACCAAGCGGTTTCCCGGCGTGGTGGCCCTCGACCGCGTGGACCTGGACGTGCGGGCCGGCGAGGTGCACGCCATCCTGGGCCAGAACGGGGCCGGCAAGACCACCCTGATGAACATCCTGTTTGGCCTGGTGCGCCCCGATGAGGGCGCGCTGTACCTGCGGGGACGGCGGGTGCAGTTCCGGTCCCCCCACGACGCCATCGCCGCGGGCATCGGCATGGTCCACCAGACCCGCCGGCTGGTGGCCGCCCACACCGTCCTCGAGAACATCATCCTGGGCCACCCCCGGGCCCGGGGCCTGCTGCACCTGCGCCGGATGCGGCCCGAGGTGGAGGCCCTGTGTGCCCGGTACGGCGTCCGGCTGGACCTGGACGCCAGGGTGTGGCAGCTGCCGGAGGGCCAGCGCCAGTGGGTGGAGATCCTGAAGGCGCTGTACGGGGGCGCCCGCATCCTGATCCTGGACGAGCCCACGTCGGCGCTCACCCCGCCCGAGGTGGCCGCCCTGGTGGAGGGGCTGCGCACCCTGGTGGACGAGCAGGGAGTCACCGTCCTGCTGGTCACCCACAAGCTGCCCATCGTCATGGCCGCCAGCCACCGGGTGACCGTCCTGCGAGGGGGCAGGGTGGTGGCGTGCCTGAACACCGCCGAGGCCACCGAGGACCTCCTGGTGCGCCACATGGTGGGCCGCGACGTGTCCTTCCAGCCGGCGGAGGCGGCGGTGGCGGGGCGCCCGCTGCTGCGGGTGGAGGGCCTGTGGGTGTACAACGACAAGGGGCTGCCCTCGGTGCGGGGGGTGTCGTTCACCCTGCGGGAGGGGGAGATCCTGGGCGTGGCGGGGGTCACCGGCAACGGCCAGGAGGAGCTGGCCCAGGTCCTGGCGGGGCTGCGCCCGCCGGCCGCCGGGACGGTGGTGTTCGACGGACAGGACATCACCCGGCTGTCGGTCCTGGCCCGCTGGCAGCGGGGCATCGGCTACGTGCCGGCGGACCGCACCGAGCTGGCGTCGATTGCGGCCTTCTCGCTGGTGGAGAACACCACCCTGACCTACCACTTTGACCCTGCCTTCACGCCCCGCGGCCTGCTGGACACGGGGGGGCTGGAGGGGCTGACCCAGCGCATCATGGCGTCGTTCGGCGTGGTGGCTCCCCACCCGCACGTCCGCGCGCGCCACCTGTCGGGAGGGAACCTCCAGAAGCTGGTGCTGGGGCGGGTGCTGTCGCGGGCACCGCGGCTGCTGATCGCCCACCTGCCCACCCAGGGGCTGGACGTGGAGGCTACGGCATTCGTCCGGAGCAAGCTCCTGGAGGCGCGGGCCGCGGGCGCGGCGGTCCTGCTGATCTCCGAGGACCTTGACGAGATCCTGTCCTGCAGCGACTGGGTGGCGCCCATCTACGAGGGGCAGTTCGTGGCCGTCCTGCCCCGCCGGCAGGCCGATGCCGGGACGGTGGGCGCCATGATGGCCGGCCTGCGGCCGGGGGTGCGGGTTCCGTGA
- a CDS encoding HAD family hydrolase translates to MIRGVIFDLGGTLAVGDPLPAEELDRANAAALRAWLVEQGYDVPPTFIDAVVAERQAAFASRQGTREVTAAQALASALRRYGLPDDPDTLARAEAAFFEPELARMTPVPGAVEVLEALRRRGLRLGLLSNASSHLFVVECCRRLGLAPYLDPIVSSAQVGWAKPDPRPFEVILSAWALAASEVVMVGDTLQADVAGARAVGMRAIWLRPGPPPPEPADPPPDGMAGDLREVIALVEAWSRR, encoded by the coding sequence GTGATTCGCGGGGTGATCTTCGACCTGGGCGGAACCCTGGCGGTCGGCGACCCTCTGCCCGCGGAGGAGCTGGACCGGGCCAATGCCGCCGCGCTGCGGGCATGGCTCGTTGAGCAGGGCTACGATGTCCCTCCCACCTTCATCGACGCCGTGGTCGCCGAGCGCCAGGCCGCCTTCGCCTCCCGCCAGGGGACCCGCGAGGTCACCGCCGCGCAGGCGCTGGCGAGCGCGCTGCGCCGCTACGGGCTGCCGGACGACCCCGACACCCTGGCCCGGGCGGAGGCGGCGTTCTTCGAGCCCGAGCTGGCGAGGATGACCCCGGTGCCCGGCGCCGTGGAAGTCCTGGAGGCCCTGCGCCGCCGCGGGCTGCGTCTGGGCTTGCTGTCCAACGCCTCCTCCCACCTGTTCGTGGTGGAGTGCTGCCGTCGGCTGGGGCTGGCCCCGTACCTGGACCCCATCGTCTCCTCCGCCCAGGTGGGGTGGGCCAAACCCGATCCGCGGCCGTTCGAGGTGATCCTCTCCGCCTGGGCTCTGGCGGCGTCGGAGGTGGTGATGGTGGGCGACACCCTCCAGGCGGACGTGGCCGGCGCCCGGGCGGTGGGGATGCGCGCCATCTGGCTGCGGCCCGGCCCGCCTCCCCCCGAGCCCGCCGATCCCCCTCCCGACGGCATGGCCGGCGACCTGCGGGAGGTGATCGCCCTGGTCGAGGCCTGGTCCAGGCGTTGA
- a CDS encoding GntR family transcriptional regulator, producing MHRSGPLPIAAQLAEQLVAQIRSGRLQAGQRLPPVRALAGFLRVNRNTVAKVYAALERAGYLLTTPGRGTFVTTGAVPDAASLAPLVDRLLDEAAARGVDEAALHTLVAERAALRRRPLRPRVAFVECNPTDLAYFGRQLAERLRRPLALLLLADLPGAAGSVDLVATTMFHAEEVRRLLPRHEVVGLLAMPEISALEAVASLPQRSTVALVCATEEGVRSKERSIRAVGIRSLRLRTATLQHPDRLDRALRGADVVVASPKVLERLAGRLPPRARVIPFGSVLGDGALALLEERIRAWRPRRGREGRS from the coding sequence GTGCACCGGAGCGGCCCGCTGCCCATCGCCGCGCAGCTGGCCGAGCAGCTGGTGGCCCAGATCCGCTCGGGCCGGCTTCAGGCCGGCCAGAGGCTGCCTCCGGTGCGCGCCCTGGCGGGATTCCTGCGGGTCAACCGCAACACCGTCGCCAAGGTCTACGCCGCCCTGGAGCGGGCCGGCTACCTGCTGACCACCCCGGGGCGCGGCACGTTCGTCACCACCGGGGCCGTCCCCGACGCCGCCTCGCTGGCCCCTCTGGTGGACCGGCTGCTGGACGAGGCGGCCGCCCGGGGGGTGGACGAGGCGGCCCTGCACACCCTGGTGGCCGAACGGGCGGCGCTGCGCCGCCGCCCCCTCCGCCCGCGGGTGGCCTTTGTGGAGTGCAATCCCACCGACCTGGCCTACTTCGGCCGCCAGCTGGCAGAGCGGCTGCGCCGGCCCCTGGCGCTGCTGCTCCTCGCCGACCTTCCGGGAGCGGCGGGGTCGGTGGACCTCGTGGCCACCACCATGTTCCACGCGGAAGAGGTCCGCCGGCTTCTGCCCCGCCACGAGGTGGTGGGGCTGCTGGCGATGCCGGAGATCTCCGCCCTGGAGGCGGTGGCGTCCCTCCCGCAGCGGTCCACCGTCGCCCTGGTCTGCGCCACCGAGGAGGGCGTGCGCAGCAAGGAGCGCTCCATCCGCGCCGTGGGCATCCGCTCCCTGCGGTTGCGGACGGCGACCCTGCAGCACCCGGACCGCCTGGATCGCGCCCTGCGGGGAGCCGACGTGGTGGTGGCGTCGCCCAAAGTGCTGGAGAGGCTGGCGGGACGCCTGCCGCCCCGCGCCCGCGTGATCCCGTTCGGCAGCGTGCTTGGAGACGGCGCCCTGGCCCTGCTGGAAGAGCGCATCCGGGCCTGGCGGCCGCGGCGGGGAAGGGAGGGACGGTCGTGA
- a CDS encoding ABC transporter permease: MIVGRYQVALQPRQTRSASSAALAALLAIALALVLASALFASSEAGVLAGYRVVFSYAFFNPHGAAATAHRAVYLLLCTYAFLLPLRAGLWNIGLPGQVYAGALAAFAVPLALGMSREAAGGWPPGVVIALMALAAAASGAAVGSLAGALRARLQVNEILVTMMLNSILFWLVSFMIKEGGPLMGATAEGESFTLPAALRAPLVAGLPVTAALGAAGALLIDPVLARTALGYRIRAFGENPQAARYGGISPLALSLLVFAVGGASAGLAGYHTFAAIPGLYKIPGNYGFYGDLSFYGLITALIARGSALAAVPIAVLLAGLSLGARFAQGMLRLPFGVDYALLGLLMMTFVASHILDRFRVVWRRVPAGVLRPAAGTRRG, encoded by the coding sequence GTGATCGTGGGCCGCTACCAGGTGGCCCTCCAGCCGCGGCAGACCCGCTCGGCGTCGTCGGCGGCGCTGGCGGCCCTGCTGGCCATCGCGCTGGCCCTGGTCCTGGCCAGCGCGCTGTTCGCCTCCTCCGAGGCCGGCGTGCTGGCCGGCTACCGGGTGGTGTTCTCCTACGCCTTCTTCAACCCCCACGGGGCCGCGGCCACCGCGCACCGGGCGGTGTACCTGCTGCTGTGCACCTACGCCTTCCTGCTGCCCTTGCGGGCGGGCCTGTGGAACATCGGCCTTCCCGGCCAGGTCTATGCGGGAGCGCTGGCGGCGTTCGCCGTGCCCCTGGCCCTGGGCATGTCCCGGGAGGCCGCGGGGGGGTGGCCGCCGGGGGTGGTGATCGCACTGATGGCCCTGGCCGCGGCCGCATCCGGCGCGGCGGTGGGAAGCCTGGCCGGCGCACTGCGGGCCCGCCTCCAGGTCAACGAGATCCTGGTCACCATGATGCTGAACTCGATCCTGTTCTGGCTGGTGTCGTTCATGATCAAAGAAGGCGGACCGCTGATGGGCGCCACGGCCGAGGGTGAGAGCTTCACCCTCCCGGCGGCGCTGCGGGCGCCGCTGGTGGCCGGGCTGCCGGTCACCGCCGCCCTGGGGGCGGCGGGGGCGCTCCTGATCGATCCGGTCCTGGCGCGGACCGCCCTGGGCTACCGCATCCGGGCGTTCGGGGAGAACCCCCAGGCCGCCCGCTATGGTGGCATCAGCCCGCTGGCCCTGTCGCTGCTGGTGTTCGCGGTCGGGGGGGCCAGCGCCGGCCTGGCCGGGTACCACACGTTTGCCGCCATCCCCGGGCTGTACAAGATCCCCGGCAACTACGGGTTCTACGGCGACCTGAGCTTTTACGGCCTCATCACCGCGCTGATCGCGCGGGGGTCCGCCCTGGCGGCCGTGCCCATCGCCGTCCTCCTGGCGGGGTTGTCCCTGGGAGCGCGCTTTGCCCAGGGGATGTTGCGGCTGCCGTTCGGCGTGGATTACGCGCTGCTGGGGCTGCTGATGATGACGTTCGTGGCCTCCCACATCCTGGACCGGTTCCGGGTGGTCTGGCGGCGGGTGCCCGCCGGGGTCCTCCGGCCGGCCGCGGGCACGCGCCGGGGGTAG
- a CDS encoding aminotransferase class I/II-fold pyridoxal phosphate-dependent enzyme — MRTQWGFTTRAIHGGAIPDTHRAVAPPIYQTATFSYETAAEGARLGQEIPPGYVYTRWGNPTTRALEEKVALLEGGEDALAAASGMGAIAATLLAALRPGDHAVAPTAIYQASYQLFSDVLPSFGIQTTLIAEPTTEAYERALRPTTRLLFIETPSNPMLGITDIAAVAALGRERGALTVADNTWATPYNQTPLALGVDVVVHSATKYLGGHHDVTAGVIVASREFIARAKRWVRLLGATPDPFGSWLVIRGLATLALRVERQNQTAQQLAEFLAAHPAVARVYYPGLPDHPGHAVARRQMRGFGGMLSFEVAGGYEASVRVFDALRVCTRATSLGGVSTLVSHPASISSVHMPARVREAAGIAPGLIRVSVGIEDPSDLLEDFSQALRRI; from the coding sequence ATGAGGACCCAGTGGGGCTTCACCACCCGCGCCATCCACGGCGGGGCCATTCCCGACACCCACCGGGCGGTGGCGCCGCCCATCTACCAGACGGCGACCTTCTCCTACGAGACGGCGGCCGAGGGGGCGCGGCTGGGCCAGGAGATCCCCCCGGGCTATGTGTACACCCGGTGGGGCAACCCGACCACCCGCGCCCTGGAGGAGAAGGTGGCGCTGCTGGAAGGCGGAGAGGACGCCCTGGCTGCGGCGTCGGGGATGGGGGCGATCGCCGCCACCCTCCTGGCCGCCCTCCGGCCCGGCGACCACGCGGTGGCGCCGACGGCCATCTACCAGGCGTCCTACCAGCTGTTCAGCGACGTCCTGCCCTCCTTCGGCATCCAGACCACGCTGATCGCCGAGCCCACGACGGAGGCCTACGAGCGCGCCCTGCGCCCGACCACCCGCCTGCTCTTCATCGAGACCCCCTCCAACCCCATGCTGGGCATCACCGACATCGCCGCCGTGGCGGCCCTGGGCCGGGAGCGCGGGGCGCTGACGGTGGCCGACAATACGTGGGCCACCCCGTACAATCAGACGCCCCTGGCCCTGGGGGTGGACGTGGTGGTGCACAGCGCCACCAAGTACCTGGGCGGGCACCACGACGTCACCGCCGGCGTCATCGTGGCCAGCCGGGAGTTCATCGCCCGCGCCAAGCGGTGGGTACGCCTGCTGGGGGCCACCCCCGACCCCTTCGGGTCCTGGCTGGTCATCCGGGGTCTGGCCACCCTGGCGCTGCGGGTGGAACGCCAGAATCAGACCGCCCAGCAGCTGGCCGAGTTCCTGGCGGCCCACCCGGCGGTGGCGCGCGTCTACTACCCGGGCCTGCCGGACCACCCCGGCCACGCCGTGGCCCGCCGGCAGATGCGCGGGTTCGGCGGCATGCTGAGCTTCGAGGTGGCGGGCGGATACGAGGCGAGCGTGCGCGTCTTCGACGCGCTGCGGGTATGCACCCGCGCCACCAGCCTGGGCGGGGTGAGCACCCTGGTGTCGCACCCGGCCAGCATCAGCAGCGTCCACATGCCCGCCCGCGTGCGGGAGGCCGCCGGCATCGCGCCGGGGCTGATCCGGGTCAGCGTGGGCATCGAGGATCCCTCCGACCTGCTGGAGGACTTCTCCCAGGCGCTGCGGCGGATCTGA